The Caldisericum exile AZM16c01 region TATGGTTTCAGAAAAGGTGAGGCTTCCAGTTTTATTTAGGACTACAACTCGCGTTGCTCACATGCGAGGCATAGTTGAACTGGGTGAAATATTCACAAATATTCCCAAAGGCGAGTTTGTAAGGGATCCATCTAAACTTGTGCCTGTGCCTGCAAATGCCTATAGGTCGAAGGGAGAAATCATTGAAAAACTCAAAAAGGCAAAATACGTTGCAAATGAAAGTGTATTTAATAAATTAATTGAAGTTGAGGGGAAAATTGATACAGGACTTCTTATTATCGTATCTGGAGTTTCTTTTAATTATGTTATGGATTCACTTTACGAAAGGAACCTCAAGGCAACGGTACTTAAACTTGCACTTACTTATCCATTCCCAGAGGAACTTGTTGTTAGTGCATTGAAAGAAAAAGATAAAATTCTTGTTGTTGAAGAAGTTGACCCGATAATGGAAAAAGAAATCTTTTACATTCTTGGAAGGCATGGGCTTAATAAGAAAGTCTATGGAAAACTTGACGGAACTTTGCCGTATGCTTACGAATACAATCAGGAGATAATTGAACGTGCCTTTGAACAAATTTTGGGAGTGAATTTTGAAAGACCAAGACCGTTGAAAACAGACCTCCCTCTTGCTGCACGCCCTCCCGTTTTTTGCCCAGGGTGTCCACATAGAGGAATGTATGATGCTGTAAAAAGAGCAGTTAACGAGTTAGGGATTGATGCAATTTATCCAAACGATATTGGTTGCTACACGCTTTCTATAAATGCACCGTTTAATATGGCAGATTACCTTCTTTCGATGGGTTCAAGTGTTGGCACTGCATCTGGTTTGTCAAAATTTTCGGGTAAGAAAGTCATTGCCTTCATTGGTGATTCAACTTTCTTCCATGCAGGGCTTCCTGCACTTGTAAATGCAGTACATAATAAAGACAATTTTACGCTTGTTATTCTTGATAATAGAACTACTGCAATGACAGGTGCACAGCCAAACCCTGGCCTTGACGAAGAGGATAAAAAGGAAATTGATATCGAGAATGTTGTAAAAGGGCTTGGTGTTGATTTTGTAAAAACGGTTGATCCATACAACCTTAAAATGTCAACGGATGCTGTAAAAGAAGCACTCAACACAGAAGGTGTAAGTGTTGTAATCTCAAAGAGGGAATGTGCACTCATTGTCCCCAAGAAAAAATACACATTTGTTGTTGACCTTGATAAGTGCACCGGTTGTATGAACTGCATAAATGAGATTGCATGTCCTGCAATGTATGTAACGGAAAACCACAAAGTTCAAATTGATGAAATTCTGTGTGATGGCTGTGCTGTGTGCGTGCAAACTTGCCCTGAAAAAGCCATAAAGGTAAGGAAGAGTTAAATTGGATCAAAGTGCACAGTTATGTTGTATGCCTCTCTCTTTTGGACGGCCTCTTCAACTGAACTTGCAATATTATGGGCTTCTTCGACACTTAGGTTGTCTTTTACTTCCACATGCAATGAAATGATTGTGTTTGTGACATAATCATGCACATAAATCTCATGGATGTTTAGAACCCCTGGAACTTACAAAGTAGCATCAGTATCTTATTAGTTAGATCTGAATCTGATGCTTTGCCAATAGCATTGGTTGAACTATATAAAAGTCCAACTGCAACCCATCCAATGAGTCCTGCAACACCAAGCGCAAGAATTCCATCAACTCTATAAATTCCAAATTTTGAGAATATTAGGCCAAAAGCAACAAAGAGCGTTGCAATCGCATCAGATCTGTTATACTATGCATCTTACAATATATTATGCTAACTTGTTTAAAAAAATCAAATTAATTAATCTCTTTTACCATTCTGTAGAAGTGGAAAACTTTTCCAAGATTGAGTGTTTTTTTCTCTGTGATTTTGTACCCCAATTTCTTATAAAGATTTACTGCCGTTTCATTTTTGCATTCAACATCAAGCGACAGATATTTTAAATTTCTTTTGGATGCAGTTTGCTCTGCATGAAGCATGGGTTTTGTGCCAAGCCCACTTCCTCTAAACTCTGGGTATATAGCAACATTTGATATGTAATATTCATCCCTTAGCGCCTTTCCTATTTTTGTGTATGCCTTAAAGAGGTTTTTGAGGATTGCAAATCTATTTCCTTTTGTAACATGAATAATGTTAAAGAATGTGCTAATCGATTCTAATTTTGATTCTCGAAAGTCATACCCCACAAGGAGTCCTGCAATTTTCCCATTTACTTCTATAAATATTGTGTGTTTGAAACTATAGAGATTTTTCTCGTTTTTGTAAAGCGCTTTTAAAACATCTTTCGTGAGCCCTTGAAATATAGAATCAAGGACATTACCCGAAGCAAAATATACAAGATTATAAAAATCTTGAAAATCAGAATTTTGTGCTTTTCTTATGAAGATTTCATACATCTTTCCACCCACAAACATTATAGTGGAAAACAAAAAATCTTTCTATAAAAATTTTACTTGTTTTCGATTATTTCTAAAAGTTAGAACTTAAAAAGTCCGCTTAGGGCTTGCTTAACTTCCTCAAAGTTTTTGTTAAACTGAAATACTATCTTTTGTCCGTTTACGGTCATGGTAAGTTCGTGGGGAGTTTCAAGATCTTCTACTTCGTTTGAGCCAACATTTATCTTAACATTTATACGAGAAGTTTTGCCTCCTCTAACTGTCCCTTTTCTTAATCTGATATCCGTTACATCCTTTGAGTAGATTGAGAAGTTATCAGGGTGTTCGTGACCAATTTCTTCTGGTTGCATTTGGTAATACTTGTCGTAGTATGAGAAACTTGCAGATAGTTGCGATAAAAACTGTTTTAGTTTTCCTTCACCCTCTTCCTTTGTTTGCTCTTTTCGTTTTTGTGCCTCTTTGTTAAATAATTCTTGTGTCCATTTTGCAAAGATGAGCCTTTCATTCGTAATTATCATTGCCCATGGTTCACTCTTAAAAAGACTTTTCCTCCATGTAACAGGTACTACTTCAATAATGATTTCATCCATTTTTCCCTCCTTTTTGTTTTATTGTAACCAAACTTGTGAAAATTGCAAGTATAATTTCTTTTGTGTTATCGCACTAATGTTTTTAATCTTTTGAAACTTTTTACAAATATGTTTTATGAAATATTTACTTTGCTTATCTAAATTCAATCTTTAATAGTTGCTTATATAAATTTGCCTACATTATTAGAATCAATACCTTTTTATACACGAAGGTAATCTCTTTCCTTTTTAATGTTCTAAATGTCTTTATTTTACCTTTACTTACATTTTTGAAAGGCTTTTATATAAGGAAGGCTCAATTTCATGTGGAATTTTAACGGGAAAATTTGCCCCTTGATTTTTTTAAATTCTTTTTCTAAAATGGAACATAGGAGGTTTCCACTCTCTAAATCAAACAAAAGGAGGTTGTTTATGAAAACAATTGCTGTTACCGTAGTTTTAGTAATCCTTGGCTCTTTTTTTTATTTCCCCTTGAATGTTACAACTGCAAAAAATCTATCACTCTTTGAGTCGGATGTGCAAATCTCGTCAATGCCTGTAAAATTGGGAGAGAAGGTCATAAATTATTCCGACCTTATATTGACTTCGCAATCTTCTTCGAATACGCCTGGTTTTATAAGAACATTAGGAAGTTCACAAGGAGGCGAATATGGAACATCGATCATACTTGATTCTGATGATGATATGATTGTTGCAGGAGCCTACGGGGGCCCGAATTCGATTGGCACTAATGATATTGACATTTTTGTTGCAAGAGTTGGCTTAGATAAGAGGGTAAAGTGGGGGGCTGTCTTTGGTGGAACTGAATACGAGAAAAGCGTTAAGATTATAAAAGCATCAGATGGAAACTACATTTTGTTAGGTAATACAAGATCTTTTGGGAAAGGATTAACTGACATTTTAGTTATGAAAATCTCTTCATCAGGTTATATTATGTGGGCAAAAGCATTTGGAACTAATTCTGACGATACGGCATCTTCAATAGCAGAAACTTCTGATGGTGGTTTTGTTATTGCTGGGACTTACGGAGAGGGTAGTGCAAAATTATTCTTAGTTATAAAACTTACATCGAATGGTAGTCTTTCTTGGGCAAAAACTTATAAGAATTCAAATATTAATATATCACATTCAATAAAACAAACCTCAGATGGAGGATACATAGTTTTAGGAAAGCAGTATTCAACGACTCTTGATGAGGGAACATTACTCATAAAGATAAACTCATCAGGCACTTTAACATGGGCGAAAGTATACTTCCAAGGAAACAAACTAATTGGTAAGTCATTAGACATAACTTCAGACGGAGGTTTTATCATTGCAGGGGAATCCCGTTCAACAGTAAACGATTCCATGTCTTCGCTTTTATTCAAAGTTAAAAGTGATGGCTCACTTCTATGGGCTGAAAAACTGCTGAGTTCTTATGGAAACGGAATAAATTCAATATCTAAAAACGTAGACGGGAGTTTTATTACGGCGGGATATACAGATGTAAATAATGGTGATTGTTTGGTTATAAAATTTTCGTCAAATGGTATCATTGAATGGTCAAAAAGAATTGGTGGTAGAGTTTTCGACAGTGCATATGACGTTAAACGAACAGATAGTGGAGAATTTGTGATGGTTGGAGAAACAAACTCTTTTGGCTTTGATATCACAGATATATTATTAGCACGTTTTATGTATGATGGGATAATTTATCACAACATTGGCGGTGGCAGTATAGTTTTCCCTGAACCCTATTTTAGCAATTATTCTGCTTCTTTATCCCGTCTTTCTGTAAGTGTTTCCGATGTCACACCAAATACAGAAACAAAATCTCTTTCAATAACTGTTACAACTCCTGAACTTAAAAAGAACTTCACAAACTTAGCAATTGCTCCTGCGCTCGTTAATATATTCTTCTACGATAATGTTAATACTTCGCCATATAAAACGCGTTACATTCTCTTTAACCATAGTTTCGACTCCGATATGCCACAAAATCCAACACGTGAGGGATATACTTTTACAGGTTGGAATACAAAAAGTGATGGAAGTGGAGCATCTTTTACGGATAGCACAGTTGTAATTTCGGAAGATCTTAAAGTTTATGCACAATGGAAAATGAATACATATACTATTACTGCCTCTGCATCAAGTGGTGGTTCTATAACTCCCTCAGGAAGTGTTGTAGTAAATCATGGAGATTCAAAGACATTCACAATTCAACCCAATTTAGGATTTAAGATAAAGGAAGTAAAAGTTGATGGATCTTCTGTTGGAGCAGTTTCAACATATACATTCACGAACATAACAGGTAATCACACAATAGAGGCAGTATTTGAGGCGATAGCATTCACTATAACGGCATCTTCAGGCACTGGTGGTTCTATAACTCCCTCAGGAAGTGTTGTAGTAAATCATGGAGATTCAAAGACATTCACAATTCAACCCAATTTAGGATTTAAGATAAAGGAAGTAAAAGTTGATGGGTCCTCTGTTGGAGCAGTTTCAACATATACATTCACGAACATAACAGGTAATCATACAATAGAGGCAGTATTTGAGAAGGTAGAGGATAAGATAGTTATGATTCTTCAGATTGGAAATGCACGCTTTACTGTTAATGGTGTAGCGAAAACTCTTGACTCACCGCCTATCATTAAAAATTCAAGGACTTTACTTCCCATAAGAGCAGTAGTTGAATCCTTAGGTGGAACAATTGATTGGAATGGAACAGAAAGGAAAGTAACAATTTCTTTCAAAGGAAAAAATATTGAACTGTGGATTGGAAAGGCAATTGCTATGGTAGACGGAGTATCTACTCAGATTGATCCTGATAATAAAAACGTTGTGCCTGAGATAATCAATTCAAGGACAATGCTTCCTCTAAGGTTTGTTGCTGAATCCCTTGGCTGTGTTGTGCAGTGGGACGGCACAACAAAGACAATTACAATAACTTACCCAAAGCCGTAAGGATAAGTTACAATGGATAGAATAAGGAAAGACAAAATCTTCCCTACAAGTTCTGTGTGGAATAATTTTTAGGATTAAGAAATAATGGTTGCGATAACAAGATATTACGGACTTTTTATAGTGCAGTTATTAGGGTTGACATTCAAAAGAAATTTTATTATACTTAATTATACAAACTAAAAGGAGGGAGTAATTATGAGAAAGTTTGCGGTTTTTTAATTATTTTGTTAGTATTGTTTGCCTTCGGGTGTAGCGGAGGGACAACTTCGCAAAATCAAACAAAGACATATAGTCTCACTGTGCAGGTAGTGGATGCAGGCGATAACTCACCAATTGAAGGTGTAAAAGTCTCGATAGATGGACAAAGTGGCACTACTGATAATTCTGGTAAAGTTGAGATTAAAAATCTATCAAGTGGAACTTACACCATAAAAGCGTCCAAAGAGGGCTATTCTGATAATTCACTGGAAGTTTCAATTACTGACTCATCAAAAACTGTTTCTATAAGTTTAAGTAAACAAACTCTTACGAAACTAACGGATCTATCAAAGGCAAAGAGTTATTACTATACATTAAAGGTGAAGGAAGTAAGCGGCAAATTACAAACTAACATTGAAATTTACGTAGATGACTTTGGTAATAAGGAAAAATTGATTTCATACAATCCTGATGGTAAAGTAGATATGGAAATTTATGTTGTAGGTGATAAAGGCTTGATAAAGATGGGAGGTGGCAATAATATGAGCGTTGATAAGGATACGGCAAAGGGATACATTGAGAATATCGCAAGTATTGGACAGAGTTTTGTTTCATCATTTAAAGATGAATATGACAACTTTGTTATAACTCCAAGTGGCACATTGACCGTGAAGGTTTCAAAGGGAACTCAAAATGGATATTCTACAGATTCGGTTGAGTATACAGTTAACATAAGTGGCGCTCAATATACCTTTGCTGGATGGGTTATAAATAGCGGTGAATACAAAGGATTTCTCACACGACTTCTTATTGAAAATAAAACGCCAAATTTAAAAAGTGATGAGATAAAAACGATAGAAATAAACGTAAAAGATTTCGGAAAATCGTTTGATATAACACTTTAATAGACTCTTTAAAAGTTTTTAGTATCAATCTCCCCCACTTCAAAAGGTGGGGGATTTTTTCATATTCTCTTCACATTGTTTTTCTATACTTGGGTAGTAGTAAAAAATAAAAATTTAATTTAGGAGGTAAAGATGAAAAAATTTACATGGCTTTTAGTAGGAATTTTAGGAGTAGCGGTTTTGTTTGGAAGTATTGCAGTGGTAAGTGCTGCAACAGGAAATGGAACGGCAAGTAGAGCTGGATTTGGTAAAGGTCAGGGTGTTGCAATTGGTCAAAGGTTTGAAAACTTTGAAAGTGACATCGCAACTTACCTTGGAATTTCAGTTGAAACCCTTCAGTCGGAAAGAATTTCTGGTAAATCATTAGCAACGATTGCAGTAGAGCATGGAAAAACAGAAGAAGAACTTATTCAGTTTATCGTTTCAAAAAAGACAACCTATTTGAATGACTTACTTTCACAGGGCAAGATCACACAAACCCAGTATGATAACGCAGTAAAAACCCTTACCGAAAGGACAAAAACAATGGTTGAGAGAACCTCTACAGGCAGGCTTTCTGATAGAGGCGCAAACGGAAGTAATCAAGGTAGATTCGGTATTGGTAATAGTGAAGCAAAAAGAGGCCAGGGAAACGGCACTTGCATTAAAACACAAACAAATCCATAACTCTTTAAAAATTGGAAATATGAGGCAGGCTAAGATGCCTGCCTTTTTTGATTTAAATAAAAGTGTTATGACACTTCGATTATGTAAGGCGAAATTGGAAAAAGAATCCCATTTGTTTGCAAATAGATGCGGTATTTACCTGTTTGAGCCTCCTCGTCAATTTGGATTGGTCCAAGATTTATTTCGGGGTGTTCCTCAGGAAATTTTGAATTTTCACTTTTTATTAGGGCAAAATGCCTCATTTTAATTGTTGAAACATCATCACCCGAATAAAATACCGTTTCATAATTATAAGGGTATTTTGGTGTAGATGGCTCTGGATACAATATAAAACTCACTTCTCCAATGTTTCCAAGAGCCTTTGGTGGGTTTAAGTCAAACACAATTTCGACTTCATCGCCACTTTTCACCTTATTTGGTATTGCACTTTTTATATTCGTGAATAGTTCTGGATTTGTTTCAACATAATTTGCAATAAGAGAATCGGTTTCAAAAGATTTTGAGAGTTTATAGCCATCGCTTCTTTTAATGAGGTAAAAGATCATAAACGTATCTTTCTCTGTCGGAAAATACATTCCATATTGTCCGCCTTTGTTTGTAGGTTTTAGATGCATTTGTGTTACAATTTCAACCTCGTCGGGGCTATTACCAAGATTAACGGGATTGCTTATGTGCTCTAAATTTATTTCTACGTATTTGTCTTTTACCTTTGAATTTGTAAGTTCTTCAAGGATTCCTATTCCTGGCCAAACAATTGCAGATTTTGAGAGAGCAAGTGCAAAACTCTTATCATAGTTTGCATCGTTTATGTATTTTATGTATGCTTCAACAACACTCTTTGCGTTAAACCTGTCAAAATTAAATTCACTTGGCTTTTTAGCACACGAGGGAATGATAATTGCAATAAGCAATATCAAAACCACTGTAAACTTTTTCATAGTTTCACCTCCTCAAAATAATTTTATGAGCAAAAATTATTTACAGAAAATTTTTCAAAAATGCTTTGTTAATGTATAATTGATTGCTATTTAAACATTGAGGCGAAAGAGTGGACGAACGAACTCATACAGGGTTGCGTGCTGTAAAGATTGCAATGGCAGTAAATACATTCCTTGCAGTATTAAAGGTTCTTTTAGGTTTTATTGCAAATTCTATTGCGCTTATAGGCGATGGTCTTGATACAACTATTGATGTTGTAAAAAATGTTATTGTGTATAAGGGCACGCAAATTGCTTCACGTCCTCCAGATTTTGACCACCCTTATGGCCATGGAAGAGCGGAAACCATTTCATCAAGTATAATCGGTGTTTCTGTTGCTCTTGCAGGCGCATTTGTTATGTATGAAGCAATTATAAGATTTGGTAAAACTGAGGCACTTGATACCCTTATGATGATTGGTGCTTCAATCAGTATTGCAGGAAAAATATTTTTGTCTGCATATATGAACATTGTTGGAAAAAGAATTTCCAACCAAGCACTTATTGCGAATGCAAAAGATTACTTTGGTGATATTCTTTCATCTATTTCGGTTCTCCTTGGTGCAATTCTTATAAGATTTACAGGAAAGAGTTATTTTGATAGCATTGCATCATTTTTTGTTGCGATAATCATCATTTATATGGGGTTTGATATTTTAAAACCTGCTATTTCTGAAATAATGGAAGAAACCGACGAAAGCGTTGCAAAAGAAGTTGAAAACATTATTTCAAGCTTTGAAAGTGTCTGTAATCCACATCAAATAAGAGTAAGAAAACTTGGGTCATATTATGTTGTTGATCTTCACCTTGAATTTCCAGAAGATATGTGCGTAGGCGAAGCGCATTCAATTGCAACTGAAATTGAAGATACTATTAAAAAGAGTATAAAAGGTATAACTGAAGTAATCATTCATATTGAACCATGTAATAAAAATTGAAAAATTCTTACAAAAATAGTAAGTTTACCTCTTGACAAAAGTTAAAAATCGTTAATAATAACATAAAAGGCTTCGACCTTGTGTGTCCCTTTGGGATAGCAAGGCGATAGGGTTTGAAGAGCAATCTTCAAGCCTGCCTTCTTGCAAAGAAGCCCTAAAATAAGGGCTTCTTATTTTTTTAAAAAAATTTATAAGGAGGTGCATGATGTTAGGTGGCTACATGGGGAAGATTGCAAGAGTAAACCTCTCAACAGGAGTTGTAGAGATCGAGCCTATTAACGAGGAACTTGCAAAAAAATTTATCGGTGCAAGGGGTTATGCTGCAAAAATCATCTTTGATGAAGTTCCGAGGCATGCTGATCCACTTGGTCCTGAAAATAAACTGATTTTTGCAACAGGTCCACTTACACTTACCACAGCGCCAACGGGTGGGCGTTATGATGTTGTTACAAAATCACCATTGAATAATGTTATTGCTGCATCAAACTCTGGCGGATTTTTTGGTCCTGAGTTAAAGAAGGCTGGCTTTGATATGCTTATTGTGGAAGGAAAGTCTAACAAGCCTGTGTATCTTTGGGTTCATGATGGAAATGTGGAAATTAGAGATGCATCACACCTCTGGGGTAAGGATACCTATGAGACAACCGATATGCTTCTTGAAGAGGTTGGTGATAAAACGGCAAAGGTTGCTTGCATTGGGCCTGCAGGCGAAAAACTTTCAATGCAAGCATGTGTTATTAACGATAAGGCAAGGGCTGCAGGTAGGACTGGCGTTGGAGCAGTAATGGGTTCAAAAATGTTAAAGGCAGTTGTTGCAAAAGGAAATCTTAGGGCTCCAATTGCAGATAATGAAGCGTTCAAAGAAGCGTTGCGTGTTGCAATGGACAAGATAAAGACAAATGGTGTAACTTCACAGGGGCTTCCGACATATGGAACAATGGTTCTAAACCACATTATTGATGAACATGGATTGTACCCAACGAACAACTTCCAAAAAGGCACATTTGAATATGTTGACGAGGTCTCAGGAGAGAAATTGAAGGACACATATCTTATAAGAAACAAGGCTTGTTTTGCATGTCCAATAGGTTGTGGGCGTGTTGTAAGAATTCCCGAAATCGAAGAAGAAGTTGAAGGGCCTGAATATGAAACAAGTTGGGCATTCAGCGCAGATTGTGGTGTGAAAGATCTCAAAGCGGTTATTACTGCAAACCACCTTTGCAATAAACTTGGCCTTGATACAATTGCTACAGGTGCAACAATTGCTGCCCTAATGGAACTTTATGAAAAAGGATATGTGCCTAAGGAACATATTGGTGATCTCCCAGAACCAAAGTTTGGTAATGCAAGTGCTATTGTCGAATACACAAAGGCAATTGGATTAAGAATAGGCATTGGTGATAAACTTGCAAAAGGCTCTTATGAGTTTGCATCAGAATATGGGCATCCAGAACTTTCAATGAGTGTAAGGAAGCAAGAACTTCCAGCATATGATCCAAGAGGCGCTCAAGGACATGCTCTTGAATATGCTACCTCCAACCGTGGTGGTTGCCATGTGAGAGGTTATATGATTTCGCCAGAAATCCTTGGCGTACCCGAGAAACTTGACCCATTTGCAACAGATGGTAAAGCGCAATGGGTTAAGACGTTCCAAGATCTTACAGCAGTAATTGACTCTGAGGGATTATGCCTGTTTACTTCGTTTGCTTTGGGATTATCTGACTATACAGCAATGCTTAAAGCGGCAACAGGATTTGACTATACAGAGGATGAAGTTATGAAAGCAGGTGAAAGAATATGGAACCTTGAAAGACTGTGGAATATCGATCTCGGTGTTGGACCAGAAGAAGATAAACTTCCTGAAAGATTCATTAAAGAGCCACTTCCAGATGGTGCTTCAAAAGGACAAGTTGTTAGACTTGACCTAACATTGCCCGATTATTACAAAGTTCGTGGTTGGGACGAAAAGGGATACCCAAAAGAAGAGAAACTAAGAGAACTTGGACTAAAATAGTTTAGACTTGTTATCAAAGAAAAGGGAGGGTGTATCCCTCCCTTAATTATTAGGAGGCTAAAGTGGGTTCACTTACACTTAAATTTCAAGGATACACAGTTGAAATCCCAGATGGAAGAGACATTAAGAAAGCATATGTCGAGATAACTACTTTTTGTAATTTGAATTGTAAAATGTGTTTTAGAAGATTCTGGCAGGATAAACTAAGACAGATGCAATTTTCTGATTATCTTAAAGTCCTCGACAATTTTAAAGATTTCCCGCAACTTGAGACCGTTTATCTTGGAGGAATTGGCGAGCCTCTTGTTCACCCAGATATAGTTGAGATTATAAAGGAAACTAAGAAAAGA contains the following coding sequences:
- a CDS encoding stalk domain-containing protein gives rise to the protein MKTIAVTVVLVILGSFFYFPLNVTTAKNLSLFESDVQISSMPVKLGEKVINYSDLILTSQSSSNTPGFIRTLGSSQGGEYGTSIILDSDDDMIVAGAYGGPNSIGTNDIDIFVARVGLDKRVKWGAVFGGTEYEKSVKIIKASDGNYILLGNTRSFGKGLTDILVMKISSSGYIMWAKAFGTNSDDTASSIAETSDGGFVIAGTYGEGSAKLFLVIKLTSNGSLSWAKTYKNSNINISHSIKQTSDGGYIVLGKQYSTTLDEGTLLIKINSSGTLTWAKVYFQGNKLIGKSLDITSDGGFIIAGESRSTVNDSMSSLLFKVKSDGSLLWAEKLLSSYGNGINSISKNVDGSFITAGYTDVNNGDCLVIKFSSNGIIEWSKRIGGRVFDSAYDVKRTDSGEFVMVGETNSFGFDITDILLARFMYDGIIYHNIGGGSIVFPEPYFSNYSASLSRLSVSVSDVTPNTETKSLSITVTTPELKKNFTNLAIAPALVNIFFYDNVNTSPYKTRYILFNHSFDSDMPQNPTREGYTFTGWNTKSDGSGASFTDSTVVISEDLKVYAQWKMNTYTITASASSGGSITPSGSVVVNHGDSKTFTIQPNLGFKIKEVKVDGSSVGAVSTYTFTNITGNHTIEAVFEAIAFTITASSGTGGSITPSGSVVVNHGDSKTFTIQPNLGFKIKEVKVDGSSVGAVSTYTFTNITGNHTIEAVFEKVEDKIVMILQIGNARFTVNGVAKTLDSPPIIKNSRTLLPIRAVVESLGGTIDWNGTERKVTISFKGKNIELWIGKAIAMVDGVSTQIDPDNKNVVPEIINSRTMLPLRFVAESLGCVVQWDGTTKTITITYPKP
- a CDS encoding cation diffusion facilitator family transporter, whose amino-acid sequence is MDERTHTGLRAVKIAMAVNTFLAVLKVLLGFIANSIALIGDGLDTTIDVVKNVIVYKGTQIASRPPDFDHPYGHGRAETISSSIIGVSVALAGAFVMYEAIIRFGKTEALDTLMMIGASISIAGKIFLSAYMNIVGKRISNQALIANAKDYFGDILSSISVLLGAILIRFTGKSYFDSIASFFVAIIIIYMGFDILKPAISEIMEETDESVAKEVENIISSFESVCNPHQIRVRKLGSYYVVDLHLEFPEDMCVGEAHSIATEIEDTIKKSIKGITEVIIHIEPCNKN
- a CDS encoding GNAT family N-acetyltransferase, with product MYEIFIRKAQNSDFQDFYNLVYFASGNVLDSIFQGLTKDVLKALYKNEKNLYSFKHTIFIEVNGKIAGLLVGYDFRESKLESISTFFNIIHVTKGNRFAILKNLFKAYTKIGKALRDEYYISNVAIYPEFRGSGLGTKPMLHAEQTASKRNLKYLSLDVECKNETAVNLYKKLGYKITEKKTLNLGKVFHFYRMVKEIN
- a CDS encoding aldehyde ferredoxin oxidoreductase family protein, translated to MLGGYMGKIARVNLSTGVVEIEPINEELAKKFIGARGYAAKIIFDEVPRHADPLGPENKLIFATGPLTLTTAPTGGRYDVVTKSPLNNVIAASNSGGFFGPELKKAGFDMLIVEGKSNKPVYLWVHDGNVEIRDASHLWGKDTYETTDMLLEEVGDKTAKVACIGPAGEKLSMQACVINDKARAAGRTGVGAVMGSKMLKAVVAKGNLRAPIADNEAFKEALRVAMDKIKTNGVTSQGLPTYGTMVLNHIIDEHGLYPTNNFQKGTFEYVDEVSGEKLKDTYLIRNKACFACPIGCGRVVRIPEIEEEVEGPEYETSWAFSADCGVKDLKAVITANHLCNKLGLDTIATGATIAALMELYEKGYVPKEHIGDLPEPKFGNASAIVEYTKAIGLRIGIGDKLAKGSYEFASEYGHPELSMSVRKQELPAYDPRGAQGHALEYATSNRGGCHVRGYMISPEILGVPEKLDPFATDGKAQWVKTFQDLTAVIDSEGLCLFTSFALGLSDYTAMLKAATGFDYTEDEVMKAGERIWNLERLWNIDLGVGPEEDKLPERFIKEPLPDGASKGQVVRLDLTLPDYYKVRGWDEKGYPKEEKLRELGLK
- a CDS encoding carboxypeptidase regulatory-like domain-containing protein, with amino-acid sequence MFAFGCSGGTTSQNQTKTYSLTVQVVDAGDNSPIEGVKVSIDGQSGTTDNSGKVEIKNLSSGTYTIKASKEGYSDNSLEVSITDSSKTVSISLSKQTLTKLTDLSKAKSYYYTLKVKEVSGKLQTNIEIYVDDFGNKEKLISYNPDGKVDMEIYVVGDKGLIKMGGGNNMSVDKDTAKGYIENIASIGQSFVSSFKDEYDNFVITPSGTLTVKVSKGTQNGYSTDSVEYTVNISGAQYTFAGWVINSGEYKGFLTRLLIENKTPNLKSDEIKTIEINVKDFGKSFDITL
- the iorA gene encoding indolepyruvate ferredoxin oxidoreductase subunit alpha produces the protein MHPLISKKGGEKLFLLGNEAVVRGAIEGGVAVSATYPGTPSSEIGDTFYEIYKELGIYFEFSVNEKVALEVAASGSVSGLRSFVWFKHVGLNVASDSFMSLAYTDIRGGLVVLSADDPSMFSSQNEQDNRHYARLGNAVLIEPSTPQEMKDLMPYAFMVSEKVRLPVLFRTTTRVAHMRGIVELGEIFTNIPKGEFVRDPSKLVPVPANAYRSKGEIIEKLKKAKYVANESVFNKLIEVEGKIDTGLLIIVSGVSFNYVMDSLYERNLKATVLKLALTYPFPEELVVSALKEKDKILVVEEVDPIMEKEIFYILGRHGLNKKVYGKLDGTLPYAYEYNQEIIERAFEQILGVNFERPRPLKTDLPLAARPPVFCPGCPHRGMYDAVKRAVNELGIDAIYPNDIGCYTLSINAPFNMADYLLSMGSSVGTASGLSKFSGKKVIAFIGDSTFFHAGLPALVNAVHNKDNFTLVILDNRTTAMTGAQPNPGLDEEDKKEIDIENVVKGLGVDFVKTVDPYNLKMSTDAVKEALNTEGVSVVISKRECALIVPKKKYTFVVDLDKCTGCMNCINEIACPAMYVTENHKVQIDEILCDGCAVCVQTCPEKAIKVRKS